Within Dermacentor albipictus isolate Rhodes 1998 colony chromosome 3, USDA_Dalb.pri_finalv2, whole genome shotgun sequence, the genomic segment ACCGAATTATTCTCATTTGATTGCACATTAACATGTTTAGTTATTGCGTAATTAACACATATAAACTCCAAGTTTTATATACACCAAGTTCCTCTTCCTGTGGTGTTTTCGTTCTTTCGACAGACTTGACTTATTCATGGCGTTTAGAGAGACTAACGTCATCGACATCGACAGGGATGTGTGCAATGGAACAAGCAGTCAAGTACGTATCACAGTAACTTCAACGATAACGAACAATCTTCACATACTCATAAACAGCATTGCAAAGTCCTTGCGCGAGAAGCAGATGATCAAACAATCACATTTGGTCCATGACATATGGCagtgtcctggaagccattgaaattTCACATGTCTTCAACATATCTTTGAggaaatagttctgcggaaacctgcaaggtggagagaagtaattaatgaagggaaaatcaggcatctacccgttcgtagcaaatgctacaaaggaaacccgtacgggttcctcgaaaaaaaaaagcctcgcagttgaggaaaagttcgtcctggtccgggacgaacccggaaccaccgcctttccggggcagccgctccaccTCTACGTTCTAActaggtggctagcagatggcagggtgaagtcgaatttgtcgacaactcaGAGCAATAGCAAGAGTTTGAGGTAATTGCTTCGAGTTCTTCACACGGGGGATAACGGCTTGCGAGGGTCCAGCGATTCGCAGAAGCTCTTCCATCGTGGGTCCTGAAGTTTGTTCATCTGACGCTGAACTTTCTTCTGAATGCGTCGGGCTTCTCTCAGGTCATAAATGGACTTAGTACGCCTATATCGTCTCTCGGCCCGCCAGCGGATCACCCGAAGCCTCTCCAATTCTTGGTCGAAATCTGCGCATCTTGTGCATGTTGTAAACGTCCGCGTAGAAGCCGGCAGAGCTTGTATTATCATGTCTTCGAGCGGCTCGGGAATGTCTGCACTTTTCCTCGATCGAAGTTCGGTACGCTTGCCAGTATATCTGTCTTGCGTGCACAGGGTAAAGAGAACTAACAATAAGACATCTGATAGTCAAGTACGTAGGAATATGGTCGCTGCCACGTGGTTGAATATCTGTGAACCATTGAACTTTGGAACTATGCGACACTAatgtcaagtccaagcagctgctGTAAGTCACCCCTCGGAGATAAGTCGGGCTGCCATCGTTAAAAACTCTTAGTCCATGCTCGGCAGCGAGATCAACAAGACTCGTGCCTCGTTGATTTgtctgcaatgcaatgcaatgcaagcTAGGTTTGCAGGATTTCATTCCTTTGTTTCCTCTTTTATCTTTCTTGGCAGCTTATTGCCCCTTCTGTCAGGTATCAAGCTTCAGGTGTTGGAACGAAGCCGTCAACGCCTCCATAAGAGGCCACATTTCTGATTCTGCTGCATGTTAGCAAGTTACGGGAGCGATCCAATTTTGCACTTATAGATGTATCTTCAACAAATGCTAGTTTGacggctgctttttttttatattctggCGCATGACACACAGAAAGGTTATAGGTTGTCGCACAAGACGTCATCCTGGCGGCACTACCTTTGCCGAAAGTGCGTACGGCAGCAAATTGGTCAATTTCCCTGTTTCCAAATCGGCCCTGGAGACTATACCACAGTAtttctttttcaatgttattCTTCCTTGCCATCTTGTAAATTTGCTAAAACATCAACTCTCGCGGTTTTTTGTGGTAGTCAGGATGATTTATGGTGGACTCCAAGCCATGTAGAGTATTAAGCGAAGAAGTAGCAGATGCCATAGCAGATACCTATCCATATGCTAATAAGGCGCATACTTTAGAATCGCTGACATCTGTTGAGTTCGCACCATCGGATGTCTGGAGTCTTCTTTGTGGCCGGAGGTACCAGTAATGTTGAACGATGCAGTTTGATGATCGTGCGATGTCGTCTTTGTTTGATACCATTGAACCTCCGCTTCACTTCTCTGCAAACCTGAAGATTGACCGCTCGAGGCAGCCTAAACGCTTTACTTCTTGcattgtattaaaaaaaaaatggcatcatCCGAGTGCCCGCACAGTAGCGGAACGTGACATTCTGTTGAGTACGGTCTCATTGAGTGCCCACAACATGGCCAGCAGCGAGATCTTTCGCAGTTGTGTGAACACTTTAGATAGGGGCCCCCTCATGCGAAAAATGTGCTTTGACCTTGGTCGTGCCAGAACAGAAATGCCGTAGATACTAAGCTCTACGGGATTATTTCGTGGGCAGTGCTTTGATATATTCCTTGTGAACAGTCGTTTATGTGTATTTTTAGTTTCATCCATGTTCCCATGACCTGTTGTTCATGCTTGTGTTGTTCTTGTAATCTTatgttttcttccttttattttatccACGACCCACGGACTTGCTCTGCTAGTGTTTTGCATTTTCATTACTGACGTTTGACTGTGTTTCGTATATTCATtataattttttgttttgtttttatcgcTTTCCGTAGCTAGGATTTTGAGATAACCGGCCTTTTTTGTGTCCAAACTTCCCATGCTTCACATCCAATAAAACAGGAACTGTTGAGATATTTTTACGTGTTACTCTTCTCCGAACCCCATTTAAAATCAAACAAAGGTGCCTGCGACGACGGGGAGGAATGACAACCGGCATCAGCGAATCAAGTTGCGATTGTTTGGCGGAACTCTATGTGTGTCACGTTACTTTCCCACGTGACTCTGACCAGAAGCGTCAGTGTTGCGATGTATACGCGTCAGACTGATAACTTTGCGTAACTTTGCCGCGTTTTATCGCCGGCACATGTCACTATGTGTGTAAAAGGTGCGGTTGCGTCCTCCCCGCGGGCATAATTTGCGTCCTTTACGAACACGACCGCGTTCGCCCGAGGAAGGATTCGTGGCCAACTTTTTCCGCATGCGCGCACTTTATTGGAAGCTTCTTCATAACGACAACATAATCAAATTATTTAAAGAGGAAGGAACCACTGCCGCCAGTAACGGCCATGGCGAGGCCGTGTCGAGGAAAAAAAACATCCGCGCGCTCCGTAGTTGTGCGTGAGCGATCAGGTCGAAAGAGAACATTTATGCGCCTCCTCTCTGCTATGCGCATGTGCCACGTTTGAGGGCTTATCTCCATTCATGACGCGTTGAGCCCTCTCCAACTTCGTTGCTGACACGGGTCAATGCGGCCAAGGATCGCAAGGCGAagggaaaaaaaacgagaaaaataaagaagaacaggaaaacaaaaacaaaatggccCGCACCTCGCCATGTATTCACTTGAATACCGAAGGAAAACGAGATGAAAAAGGACGCGTGTTAAACGCACGCACCTCAGATGCGCACCGGGGTAGCGCGAAGTTCACTTCTCCATATTCCAGCCGCCCAGGTCCACAGGAAGCGCCATGGAGAACCACACAGCCGCAGATCTCGAATCGGCGGCACATTTCTTCAGGCGCGACCCGCGCACCGCCGACTGGGCCCTGGTGGGCAACAAGCAGTTCATTGTCTTTCTGATTGCCGCCTACGTCTACATCGTCAAGATCGGCGGACCTCGGTTCATGAAGGAACGCAAGCCCTACGACAACATCAAGCCCCTGATCCTGCTCTACAACGCCGTCATGGTGCTCCTCAACTGCTACTTCGTCGTTGCCCTCTTGTCGAAGAGCTATTTGGGCGGCGGCTACAGTCTTTTCTGTCAGGGCATCGATTTCCAGGCTCGGGATGCGCTGACGATGAGCATGCTGTCGCACGTGTGGTGGTACGTGATGGTGAGGATCGCCGACTTCCTGGACACCGTCTTCTTCGTACTGCGCAGGAAGGACTCGCACGTGTCGTTCCTGCACGTCGTCCACCACATCTTGGTCGTGTTCAACGGTTGGTTCGGCCTCGCCTACGGAGCAGACGGCCACGCTGCCTTCGGCACCATCTTCAACAGCTTCGTGCACGTGGTCATGTACTCCTACTACTTCTTGTCTCTGTTGGGACCCTCGGTTCAGAAGTACCTGTGGTGGAAGCGCTACCTCACCCAGTTCCAGCTGGCGCAGTTTGTAATCATGTTCTTCCACATGACCGTACCGTTATTCGTGAACTGCGGTTATCCTCTCGCACATATATGCATCACGTTGCCACagggcgtcttcttcttcacaatgtTCATGAACTTCTACATCAAGAGTTACTCTAATCGAAGGAGGCCTCAGTCTCGCGAGGAGGTCCAGACCAAAAATCAGTAATTTCAGTCAGCTCCACATCTGTTAGAAAGAAGCACCCACTTTccgatattttcttttttcttctgcctttttttcctttttttaagcgCTGGCAATGAGAAGTTTTGCGTGTGTTAGTACGTATTGCGGTTGCTCAGAGTAAAGCGCTTGAAACTCAGGTGTTAGGCGTCCGTCTCTGCACTTCATTATCTTGTCCTAGTCCTCACACCTCTGTAGACAAGTTGATAGAGACAAGCCCATAGAGCCGATGTGCGTGTAACGGTGTTGAGATCGCCCGCAGACAAACTGAACCGTGTCGTGCGCCGTCCTGAAGATTGATCTGGTGAGGTTGCTATTATTGGAAGGATCACAACTGGCCTTTAATTTACACATTCCGCGGTCATAAAGGTGTGCAGAAAAGGCCTGCGCATGGGCTAAATGTGAAGCTTGAATGTATAGTTAAGCGAGCTAAATACGAATGTGACGAACTAAACGTAGCAGCATAATCTGGCTCTCTGATCGCATTCTGATTGCAAAGCCTGTGTCATGGGAACACAAATTATATAAGCACGCTCTGGCGTTaacttcttcctctctctctctctctctctctgcttagCGAGCTATTCTCAGTAAGGACGTGGTAATTAGTATTCGAAAGCAACGTTGTAAAAGGCCTTCCTTAATGAAGCTAGACAGAGATAGGCAATCAAGTAAGTATATCGAGCCCGTGTACTTGCCTGTACTTGACCATTGAGGTACCTCCAGGTATAGGTTCGTCAT encodes:
- the LOC135914068 gene encoding very long chain fatty acid elongase AAEL008004-like, with product MENHTAADLESAAHFFRRDPRTADWALVGNKQFIVFLIAAYVYIVKIGGPRFMKERKPYDNIKPLILLYNAVMVLLNCYFVVALLSKSYLGGGYSLFCQGIDFQARDALTMSMLSHVWWYVMVRIADFLDTVFFVLRRKDSHVSFLHVVHHILVVFNGWFGLAYGADGHAAFGTIFNSFVHVVMYSYYFLSLLGPSVQKYLWWKRYLTQFQLAQFVIMFFHMTVPLFVNCGYPLAHICITLPQGVFFFTMFMNFYIKSYSNRRRPQSREEVQTKNQ